The genomic segment GCGATCAATCGCCAGTTCCTGGTCGAAGCGGGCGTGATCTCCAGCGCCGGCGGATCGGTCGGTATCATCATCGGCCTGGTCGGCGCGACGTTGATTGCGAACTCCATCGGCGTTGAGCCGCTCATGTCGCCGTGGATCGCGGTGATTGCGTTTGTGTTCAGCGCCGGGGTCGGCGTGGGATTCGGCCTGCTGCCGGCGCGGCGCGCGGCGAATCTGAATCCGATCGAGGCCCTGCGGCACGATTAGTGAACAACGTCTCTCAAGCCGGGCGCCCGGGGTTCCCGGCTTCGGTCTCTCCTCAACGACCTCAAATGTCGCCATTACGACAGCGAGCATCGCACGTCCGGTTTTAGGGTCCGACAATCATCGCCCCTCCCCTTCCGTGCATTGCTTTATGCAAAGCCGAATTGGATGTTTAGTCGAATAGAAGAGTCGGCCCGGCGCGCGCCGCGAAACGCGGCGGTCCGGAATCGACAGGCCGCCGGCGCGCGGACGCCGGCGCGGGGGAAGCGAGCTATGTCTCAATCCTGTTCAACGCCAGCATCATCACGCATCGCTGAACGGCTGCGCAAGGGCCGGCGGCGGCTCGGCCTTGCACGCCGCATGTCGCTTCGTGCGCGGTGCCGTCTGCTGATCGGGCTGCAATTAACCGTCACGTCCTTCGTCGCTTCGCCGGCGCGCGCCGACGGCACGTCTTCGGCCATGATCGGGATCTCACGCTCCGGCCAGAGCACGCCGCGCTCCTCGACCTGGAACGGCTCGGCGTGGACCAGCTCGGCCGCGGCGCTGAACGTGGGAGAGATTCAGGCTTGGATCGTCACGCGCAATTGCCCGACTCGCAATGAAACCGCGATGGCGACGCTCGACTATCAGGACGACCTCAATCTGCAATTTTACAAGAACGGCATCTGGACCCAATTGTTCGAATTGTGTTCCAACACGGGAATCGACAACAGCCGATGTTATGACGTGGCCTACGAACAACTCTCCGGCAGGATGTTGATTGCATTCTGGAATGACTCGACCGATCAACTGATCTATCATACCTATGACGGCACGACGATGTCCGGCGCGAACTCCATCGCCCTGCCTTCGTCTTCGACCGTCCGCTGGGTGCGGCTTGTCCCCAAGCCGGAGAGCAACGAAATCGCCGCGATCATTGAGAACGATTCCAAGAAACTATATGCGATGTTCTGGAACGGCTCCGCCTTTGGCTCCATCACCACGCTGAACACTGAGCTGGATACAGCCAGCAAACAGTGCTTCGACGCCGCCTATGAAACCATCGCAGGACGCCTTCTGGTCGCCTACGCCATCGAGGACAGCAAATCCCCGTGTTATCGCATCTGGAGCGGCTCCTCGTGGACGAGCCAAGCAAGCATGCCGTCGATCGGCGGCAAGGGGCGATGGTTGCGGCTCGAGGCCGATCCGGCGAGCAATCAGATTCTGTTTGGTGCGATCGATAACGAAGAAGATCTGAACGTCAACGTCTGGAACGGTTCGGCCTGGGGCACGAATCAGGAGTTGGAAACCACGGCCTGCTGGAGCCAGTTGCGGGCCTTTGACATCGCCTATGAGGGCGGCGGTACCCGGGCGCTGATCGCCTATGCCGACAGCTGGGACAACCGATTCCGCTACCGGACCTGGAATGGCGCGTCGTGGTCATCAGAGGTATGGGGTCATAACTTGGGCAACACGCCCTGCGTGATTCAACTGCGAACCGGATCGACCACGGGAGAGGTCTTTTTGGCCGTTCATGACAACAGCAGCCGACTTAACGCATGCCGCTGGAACGGCAGCACTTTTTCTTCCAATCAAGTCGTGGAGTCCGACATGTCCAACAGCTGGGGCAAGGAATGCTTCATGATTGCTGCCCCGGCCGCTTTGGGCCTGGTCCCCGCGGAGCTTCCATACGCGCACGATTTCGAGTCGCCCATGGGCGCGGAATGGTCGGACAGCACGCGGTCCTCTGTTTCCACCTATACCAACTACGCCGGACGGCATCATTCCAAACCACTGAAACTGGCCTTGAACACGACGCCGGGCGAAACGTATACCGTCATGTTCGATTTTTACGCCATCGACTCGTGGGACGGCTCGACGTCGAACAACAACTCCGCGCCGGACTATTTCAACATCAGCGCCGGATCAACGCAGATCTTTAGCCACACGCTGACGCATGAGTGGCCGAACACACGCGCCGGGAGTTATCCCTATTCCTACGATCAAATTGGTAACTACGGCTACAATTCGTGGCACAAGGACGCAATCTTTCGCAAGATGCAGGCGACCTTCACCGCAACTGACACAACTACGACGCTAGCGTTTCAAGGTGTGCTGACGGATGAGAACAACGCCGGCGTCGGCGATGAGTCGTGGGGCATCGATAACATCGCCGTGGAGGTTGCGCGTTTTGTGGACGTTTCGTCCGCCACCGGCTTCGCCGTCTCCACTTCGACGGATTTTGATAACTACGGCGGGGGCATGTCCTGGGGCGATTTCGACAACGATGGCGATTTGGACTGCTTCATCAGCGGCAACACGGCACGGCTTCTGAAAAACAACGACGCCGGCGCCTCGTTCACGGCCGTTTCGCTCGGCGATCTGCGCCGACAGGCCGCGATGGTCGACATCGACAACGACGGCGATCTGGACGTGTGGGTCGCCACGACCAACGATTTCAGCACCGAGCGCTGCATGCTGAACAGCGGTTCGGCGTCCTTCACCAGCGGCGGCAATCTTGGTTTCTCCGGCCCCAGCAATAACGAGAATTGTGTCGCGGCCGACGTGAACGCCGACGGCTGGCCCGACGTCGTGATGTTCAGCGAGAATGGAAACTGGATCGGCCATCACACGGGGTCGACGTCGCCGGCGCTGACGGGCACGAACGCATCTTCGTACGGGCTGCACACATCCGGCCAATATGGCAACGGCGATTACGCGAGCGCTGGGGATGTGAACAAGGACGGCCGGTTAGACTTTTTCTATCACTACGGCGGCGGACGATTGTTCTGTTCGAATGGAGACGGAACGTACACGTACAACAACCGGAACATCGGAATCACAACGGGCGAGTCGCTGAAGCTCGGTAGCGCCTGGGGCGATTACGACAACGATGGCGATCTGGACCTGGCCACGGCGCGGATGAGCGAGGCCTGTTCCGGATACCTCTGGCGAAACGATTGCTTCACACCCAACGGTTTCACGGGGAATTTCACGAACGTCACCAGCTCGGCGGGACTGGCGTTGAATACCGTGGTTGATTACGGCCCGGATGACAAACCTGGCACACGGAGCGTTGCCTGGGGCGACTACGACAACGACGGTGATCTGGATCTGTTTATCCTCGGCGCGAAAGGCGCGCACTATCTGTATCAGAATCAGGGCAACGGCACGTTTCAGCGCGTCGCGCATGGCATCAGCACGACGGGAACCTTTATCGACTGCTGCTTCGTGGACTATGACAACGACGGTGATCTTGATCTTGCGCTGACACGCGAGAACGGAACGGCCATGCTGTATCGAAATCGGACCAACAATGCGAGTTACCTCAAGGTGTGTCTGACCGGTCGCGGCGCCGGCGGCACACCGAAGGATGCCATCGGCACGCGCGTGGAACTGTGGAACGCCGCCGGGACGCAGTTGCTCGCGCGGCGCGATATCGGTGTGGCCAGAGGCTACGGCGGCACCGAACCGATCTGGGCACACTTCGGCGGCGTCAATCCTTCGACGGAATATCAGCTAAAGGTCTATTTTGCCACGACGACAACCGTCAAGACGGTGCGTCCGGGGGAGACCTCGACGACCATCGGAACCCGTACCATTCCCCAAATGATCTCCATTTCCGAGTCGTCGCCCGCGACGATTATGAAATGGAAGGAAAACGTGAATAAGCCGGCTCTCTGACCTTCGGACCGATTTACGGCTGTCACAATGTTAACTTCTTGTAAAACAGATAGTTATCGCAAAGCAAGCAGCTTCAAGCCTAGTATCTTGCTGAAATAGCACTATACCGGTACTATCTTTCTCATGGCTGACCACAGAACGGGTCGGCCGGAGGAGCCGTTGCGTGTTTGCGCTCACAAAACGCACCGATTACGCGATCATCGCGCTGGCGCACATGGCGCAGAATCCCGGGGCTGTGCACAACGCGCGAGAAATCGCCGAGCGGTTTCGCGTGCCTCCGGCCCTGCTGATGAACGTGCTGAAAGATTTGTGTCACGGCGAGCTGGTGCGATCGACTCGCGGCGTGAAAGGCGGTTACTCGCTGGCACTGCCGGCAGATCAGATCACGCTGAACGATATTATCCGCGCGGCCGACGGTCCGGTTCGGTTTGTGCAGTGTGCCGGCGAGGAGTCCGGTGACGCGGCCTGCGAGTTGATGGCGACGTGCCCGGTGAGCCGACCGGTGCGAAAAGTGCACGACAAACTGACGGATTTCCTGGCCACCGTGACGCTGGCGCAGATCGCGCACGACCCGGACTACAAAGATCACTGTGTACATTTATCCCTTGAAGGGACGGCTGTTGCCAAAGGAGCGACCCCACGATGAAGCTGCCGATTTACATGGATCACAACGCGACAACGCCCGTGGATCCGCGGGTGCTCGAAGCGATGCTGCCCTACTTCACGACCAAGTTTGGAAACGCGGCTTCGCGCAACCATCCCTTCGGCTGGGAGGCCGAGGAAGGCGTCGAACTGGCCCGCCAGCAGGTGGCCGCGGCGATCAATGCGTCGCCGAAGGAGATCATTTGGACCAGCGGCGCGACCGAGAGCAACAACATCGCGATCAAGGGCGTCGCCCAGATGTATCGCGACAAGGGTAATCACATCATTACCCAGGCCATCGAGCACAAGGCGGTGATCGATCCCGCGAAGTACTTGGAGCAGAACGGGTTTCAGGTCACGTTCCTGGAAGTGGACAAGCACGGCATGGTGCACCCCGAGCAGGTCCGCGAGGCGATGACGGACAAGACGATTCTCGTCTCCATCATGCACGGCAACAACGAGATCGGTACGATCAACCCGATTCGCGAGATTGGGAGGCTGTGCAAGGAAAAGGGCGTGCTGTTTCACACCGACGCGTGTCAGACGTTTGCGAAGCTGCCGATCGACGTGGAGGACTGGGGAATCGATCTGCTGTCGTGTTCGGGACACAAGATTTACGGTCCCAAGGGTGTTGGGGCGTTGTATGTTCGCAGAAAAAAGCCGCGGGTGCGCTGCGAGCCGGTGATCCACGGCGGCGGGCACGAGCGCGGCATGCGCAGCGGCACGCTCAACGTGCCCGGAATCGTCGGCATGGGCAAGGCGGCCGAGTTGTGCGTGCAGAACCAGGAGGAAGAAATCAAGCGGATCAGCGCCCTGCGCGACCGCATGAAGGACGGTCTGTTCAGCCGGCTGGACGAAATTTTTCTGAACGGCCACCCGACGCAGCGGATCCCGAACAATCTGAACGTGAGCTTCCTGTACGTCGAGGGCGAGTCGTTGATGATGGGTTTCCACGAGATCGCCGTGAGCAGCGGGTCGGCGTGCACGAGCGCTTCGCTGGAGCCGAGCTACGTGTTGAAGGCGATCGGCCGGGGCGACGATCTGGCCCACAGCAGCATTCGCTTCTCGCTGGGACGCTTCACGACGGAAGAGGAAGTGGATTACACCGTGGAGCGCGTGTGCGCGACGGTGGAGAAGCTGCGTGAGATGAGCCCGTTGTACGAAATGGCGAAGGAAGGGATCGACTTGAGCAAGGTGCAGTGGGCGGCGCACTAAGTTGACCTTGACTCACGACTACGATGAGAAGCGAATACCAGAAAAAGCAGGAGAACCTGAAATGGCTTACAGCGAGAAGATCGTGGACCACTATGAGAACCCGCGAAACGTGGGGTCTCTGGACAAGAACGACCCGAAGGTCGGCACGGGCATCGTCGGCGCGCCGGAATGCGGCGACGTGATGAAGCTCCAGATCAAGTGCGACGACAACGGCAAGATCATCGACGCCAAGTTCAAGACATTCGGCTGCGGCTCGGCGATCGCGTCCAGCTCACTGGCGACCGAATGGATGAAGGGCAAGACGGTGGACGAGGCGCTTCAGATCAAGAACACAGACATCGTGAAGGAGCTGTCGCTGCCGCCGGTGAAGATTCACTGCAGCGTGCTGGCCGAAGACGCGATCCGCGCGGCGATCAGCGACTACAAGAAGAAGCAGGAGAGCATGGCGGGCGCGACCGCGGCGAGGTAGCGTGGGCGCGCCGGCATGGCCGCCGAAGGGGCGCGCGGTCCAGCCACTCGGTTCGATTTCTTGCGCAATTGGTGCTTTGGAAAAATGGATTCGGTTGCTTGCGCAATCGG from the Planctomycetia bacterium genome contains:
- a CDS encoding VCBS repeat-containing protein gives rise to the protein MSQSCSTPASSRIAERLRKGRRRLGLARRMSLRARCRLLIGLQLTVTSFVASPARADGTSSAMIGISRSGQSTPRSSTWNGSAWTSSAAALNVGEIQAWIVTRNCPTRNETAMATLDYQDDLNLQFYKNGIWTQLFELCSNTGIDNSRCYDVAYEQLSGRMLIAFWNDSTDQLIYHTYDGTTMSGANSIALPSSSTVRWVRLVPKPESNEIAAIIENDSKKLYAMFWNGSAFGSITTLNTELDTASKQCFDAAYETIAGRLLVAYAIEDSKSPCYRIWSGSSWTSQASMPSIGGKGRWLRLEADPASNQILFGAIDNEEDLNVNVWNGSAWGTNQELETTACWSQLRAFDIAYEGGGTRALIAYADSWDNRFRYRTWNGASWSSEVWGHNLGNTPCVIQLRTGSTTGEVFLAVHDNSSRLNACRWNGSTFSSNQVVESDMSNSWGKECFMIAAPAALGLVPAELPYAHDFESPMGAEWSDSTRSSVSTYTNYAGRHHSKPLKLALNTTPGETYTVMFDFYAIDSWDGSTSNNNSAPDYFNISAGSTQIFSHTLTHEWPNTRAGSYPYSYDQIGNYGYNSWHKDAIFRKMQATFTATDTTTTLAFQGVLTDENNAGVGDESWGIDNIAVEVARFVDVSSATGFAVSTSTDFDNYGGGMSWGDFDNDGDLDCFISGNTARLLKNNDAGASFTAVSLGDLRRQAAMVDIDNDGDLDVWVATTNDFSTERCMLNSGSASFTSGGNLGFSGPSNNENCVAADVNADGWPDVVMFSENGNWIGHHTGSTSPALTGTNASSYGLHTSGQYGNGDYASAGDVNKDGRLDFFYHYGGGRLFCSNGDGTYTYNNRNIGITTGESLKLGSAWGDYDNDGDLDLATARMSEACSGYLWRNDCFTPNGFTGNFTNVTSSAGLALNTVVDYGPDDKPGTRSVAWGDYDNDGDLDLFILGAKGAHYLYQNQGNGTFQRVAHGISTTGTFIDCCFVDYDNDGDLDLALTRENGTAMLYRNRTNNASYLKVCLTGRGAGGTPKDAIGTRVELWNAAGTQLLARRDIGVARGYGGTEPIWAHFGGVNPSTEYQLKVYFATTTTVKTVRPGETSTTIGTRTIPQMISISESSPATIMKWKENVNKPAL
- a CDS encoding Rrf2 family transcriptional regulator — its product is MFALTKRTDYAIIALAHMAQNPGAVHNAREIAERFRVPPALLMNVLKDLCHGELVRSTRGVKGGYSLALPADQITLNDIIRAADGPVRFVQCAGEESGDAACELMATCPVSRPVRKVHDKLTDFLATVTLAQIAHDPDYKDHCVHLSLEGTAVAKGATPR
- a CDS encoding IscS subfamily cysteine desulfurase → MKLPIYMDHNATTPVDPRVLEAMLPYFTTKFGNAASRNHPFGWEAEEGVELARQQVAAAINASPKEIIWTSGATESNNIAIKGVAQMYRDKGNHIITQAIEHKAVIDPAKYLEQNGFQVTFLEVDKHGMVHPEQVREAMTDKTILVSIMHGNNEIGTINPIREIGRLCKEKGVLFHTDACQTFAKLPIDVEDWGIDLLSCSGHKIYGPKGVGALYVRRKKPRVRCEPVIHGGGHERGMRSGTLNVPGIVGMGKAAELCVQNQEEEIKRISALRDRMKDGLFSRLDEIFLNGHPTQRIPNNLNVSFLYVEGESLMMGFHEIAVSSGSACTSASLEPSYVLKAIGRGDDLAHSSIRFSLGRFTTEEEVDYTVERVCATVEKLREMSPLYEMAKEGIDLSKVQWAAH
- the iscU gene encoding Fe-S cluster assembly scaffold IscU produces the protein MAYSEKIVDHYENPRNVGSLDKNDPKVGTGIVGAPECGDVMKLQIKCDDNGKIIDAKFKTFGCGSAIASSSLATEWMKGKTVDEALQIKNTDIVKELSLPPVKIHCSVLAEDAIRAAISDYKKKQESMAGATAAR